CAGGACGACCGCCCCCACCGCGGGCACGGGCCTGCCGCCCGGATACAGCGTCTACCACTCCCCCGAAGGTTTCTCGATCGCTCTCCCCAAGGGCTGGAAGCCGCTGGGCACCCAGCGCCAGGAAGACCTGGCCTACCGCGTCACGTTCGGCGCCTCCGGCGACCCGCGCACGCTCGCCATCACCTTCAGCAAGGCCGTGGGCACGGACCCGGTGGCCGTGTGGCGTGACGACGTGGAGCCGGACCTCAAGGACCACCCGGGCTTCGAGCGCCTCGGTGACATCCGCGCGACGACCTACCAGGGCCACAAGGCCGCCGACATGCAGTGGATCGAGCAGGTCGACGGCACCCGGGTGCGCACCTTCGGCCGCGGTTTCCTCATCGGCGACGGCCGCGGCTACTCCCTGCGCTGGACGACCCCGGCGGCCGACTGGAGCGACGCCGCGAACCAGAAGGCGCTGGACACCTTCCTGAGCACCCTCCGCGTGCCCTCGAACTGAGCGTTACCTCAAGCGGAGCGCGGCGCCCGCATCCGCCGCAGCGGTCCGGCGTGCAGGGGCTGGGTACGCCAGCGCGCGGTGAACGTCCGGTCCGCGAGCGAGCACGTCACCAGCAGGTGGTGGGGAGTCTCCAGGAACGCCACATCGACGGCGAGTGTCTCCTCGTCGGTCCAGCCACCGCTGACCGCGACGGGCACGGGCTCGTCGACGACCGTCCAGCCCGCCTCCCCCGCTCCGAGCCCCAGCTCCAGCCGGTCGCCGTCGTCGACCAGGGTGACGCGGCCCCCCGGGCCCACCTCGACCGCGGTGAGGGTCGGCTGGTCGGTGCAGGAACCGCCGTGGGGAGCGAAGCAGGTCTCCCCTTCCTCTGCACGGCCCGCCGGGTCGGCCTTGCCGTCGGCGGGCGGCAGCGCGAGGTGCGTCAGACGGTCGGCGAGGGCCGCGTCCGCCGCCTCGTGTCCGGGCAGCGGGCCGGCCGCGAAGGCGGGGAGCAGGTGTACCCAGGCCAGTTCCAGGACCCTCTGCATGTCCACGGTCTCCGAGGTGATCGCGAGCACCGCGTCCTGCTCGGGCAGGACCACGCAGAACTGCCCGTACGCCCCGTCCCCGCGGTAACCGTGCCGGGACATCCAGAACTGGAAGCCGTAGCCCTGCTGCCAGTCCGTCCAGCCGCCCTCCGCGGGTGCCCCGGGCGAGATCTGGACCCGTGTCGCCTCGGCCACCCATGACTCGGGCAGCAGCCGCTCGCCCTCCCACATGCCTCCCCGCAGATACAGCAGACCGAGCCGGGCGATGGCGTCGGTGGTGGCGTGCAGTCCGCTGAAGCCCAGCTCACGGCCCCGCCGGTCGTGGATCCACCCCACCTGACCGATACCGAGCGGGTCGAACAGCCGGGGCCGCAGGTACTCCGTGAGCTTCCGGCCGGTGACGCGCTGGACGATCGCGCCGAGCGTGTAGGTGGCGGGCTGGTTGTAGGCGAAGACGGTGCCCGGGTCCCGCTCCGGCGGCACCAGCAGGAAGCCGCGGACGAGCTCGCCGGGATCCTGGGCGCGCGCCCGGTCCAGCGTCTCCTCCAGATGACCACTGGCCATCGACGCCACATGCCGTACGAGCATCGCGCGGCTGCGCGGGTCGGTGACATCGGCGTCGAACTCCGGGAAGTACGAGATCACCGGGTCGTCCAGCCGGATCAGCCCCTCGGCGACGGCGAACCCGGCGGCCGTCGCCGTGAAGCTCTTGCTGAGCGAGTAGAGGAGCTGCGGGCGCTCGACGGCGTACGGCGCCCACCAGCCGGAGGCCACGACCTGGCCGTGGCGCAGCAGCATCAGGCTGTGCGGCTCGATCCCCGGGTCGGATTCGAGGGCGTCGAGGAAGGCCTGGACACCGGCGGCGTCGACGCCCTGGGCTGCGGGGGTGCTCGTGGGCAGGGAACTCATGGGGGCATCCTCCCTCCTTCACGGGCCTTGATCGAGAGGGCTTTGAAAGACCTGTTTTCCCCTCCGGTCACCGGGGACCCGGGCTCCATGGTGCATATCGGATACACGATGATGACCGAGCAGGCCGGCCCGCGTGAGCTCGTCGGGCATGTGGTGCAGGCCGAGGAGGCGGGCTACGACTTCTCGGTGACCTCGGACCACTACTTCCCCTGGCTGCGGTCGCAGGGACACTCGCCGTACGCGTGGAGCGTGCTCGGAGCGGCCGCGCAGGCGACCTCCCGCATTCCGCTGATGACCTATGTGACGTGTCCGAGCTTCCGCTACCACCCGGCGGTGGTGGCGCAGAAGGCGGCCACGATGCAGCTGCTCTCCGAGGGCCGGTTCCGGCTGGGGCTCGGCTCGGGCGAGAACCTCAACGAGCATGTGGTGGGCGGCGGCTGGCCGTCGGCCGACGTGCGGCACGAGATGCTGGAAGAAGCGATGGAGATCATCCGCGCACTCTTCGAGGGCGGTCACGTGAACCACCGCGGGACCCACTTCGACGTGGAGTCGGCCCGGCTGTGGGACCTGCCGGACGAACCGCCGCAGATCGGCCTGGCCGTCTCCGGCGAGCAGTCCTGCAAGCTCGCAGGCCGGCTCGCCGACCTCGTCATCGCCACGGAGCCCAAAGCGGGGCTGCTCGAGGCGTTCGACCGGCACGGGGGCGAGGGCAAGCCGCGCGTGGGACAGCTGCCCGTCTGCTACGACGCCGACCGGGAGACGGCCGTCAAGCGGGCGCACTCCCAGTTCCGCTGGTTCGGCGGCGGCTGGAAGGTCAACTCCGAGCTCCCGCACCCGGACGCGTTCGAGGCGGCCACCCAGTTCGTCACCCCCGACGACGTCGCCGCGTCCATCCCGTGCGGCGACGACCCGGACGCCTTCGTCGAGGCCGTACGGCCGTACGCGGAGGCGGGCTTCACCGAGATCGCCCTGGTGCAGATCGGCGGCGACTCGCAGCCGGAGTTCCTCGACTGGTCGGCGAAGACACTGCTGCCCGCGCTGCGCGACGCGCTGGACTGAGCGGGCCACGCTGCCCGGGCGGCACCCGAGGGTGCCATAGGCTTCCGA
This is a stretch of genomic DNA from Streptomyces sp. NBC_00285. It encodes these proteins:
- a CDS encoding serine hydrolase domain-containing protein, which translates into the protein MSSLPTSTPAAQGVDAAGVQAFLDALESDPGIEPHSLMLLRHGQVVASGWWAPYAVERPQLLYSLSKSFTATAAGFAVAEGLIRLDDPVISYFPEFDADVTDPRSRAMLVRHVASMASGHLEETLDRARAQDPGELVRGFLLVPPERDPGTVFAYNQPATYTLGAIVQRVTGRKLTEYLRPRLFDPLGIGQVGWIHDRRGRELGFSGLHATTDAIARLGLLYLRGGMWEGERLLPESWVAEATRVQISPGAPAEGGWTDWQQGYGFQFWMSRHGYRGDGAYGQFCVVLPEQDAVLAITSETVDMQRVLELAWVHLLPAFAAGPLPGHEAADAALADRLTHLALPPADGKADPAGRAEEGETCFAPHGGSCTDQPTLTAVEVGPGGRVTLVDDGDRLELGLGAGEAGWTVVDEPVPVAVSGGWTDEETLAVDVAFLETPHHLLVTCSLADRTFTARWRTQPLHAGPLRRMRAPRSA
- a CDS encoding LLM class F420-dependent oxidoreductase: MVHIGYTMMTEQAGPRELVGHVVQAEEAGYDFSVTSDHYFPWLRSQGHSPYAWSVLGAAAQATSRIPLMTYVTCPSFRYHPAVVAQKAATMQLLSEGRFRLGLGSGENLNEHVVGGGWPSADVRHEMLEEAMEIIRALFEGGHVNHRGTHFDVESARLWDLPDEPPQIGLAVSGEQSCKLAGRLADLVIATEPKAGLLEAFDRHGGEGKPRVGQLPVCYDADRETAVKRAHSQFRWFGGGWKVNSELPHPDAFEAATQFVTPDDVAASIPCGDDPDAFVEAVRPYAEAGFTEIALVQIGGDSQPEFLDWSAKTLLPALRDALD